The nucleotide sequence gggtttcttttgggagtgaaggaaatgttctaaaattgactgttgtcatggttgcacaactttgtgaacatACAGCAAAATCACTAAATTGTaccctttaaatgggtgaattttaagttatgtgaattttatctcaaataaATTTGTCAGAAAAACATATCAGGAAAGGAAGATAGccccaaaagagaagaaaacaagaggcTCTTGCAAGTCACGTCAGACCTGAGGAAACACTAGACAAGCCTGACGTAAGGAGCTTGATTCTTGCACaatattttgatttaattatCACCACTTTAACCCGTGAGTTCacatttttaacttatttctaCGTTATTTTAGGTTATCAGCAGATTTCTAACTCTGTTCTCTCAGAAAGCAGGCAGAGTCAGTATTCCACACACAGACTGGGTTggcaaacaaagcaaaactgaaCGACAATAAAAAGCCAATGATAAAACCACCTCGCGCTTTGGGGCTGTGTGTTAGCAGGCAGAAGAGAAGAGCTGAGGTTCATTCCCAATGGAAAAAATGCCATCAAGCGTAAGAGCATCTTATGACTCTTGCCTAAAACacatttccttttcaaatctgCATACAGTTATTCCCTTTACACCTATTGTCACACCTGTACAATTCAACAAAAGCAATGTTCTCTACAAAGAAATGTTAAGCTTCCTGCAGATCAAAAAGCAGCCAAATTTCCCCAAAATTACTGTTTCTAAAAAAATCCTACTCTGTACCCCATCCTCACCTTCAGCAACATACAATGAAGATGGAAAACTCTAAGCCTGCTACAAATCAGAAGCTATGAAACAATTTCTTAACtgacctttttaaaaacttaaagataTTAGTTCCAAATATATAGAACATATTTGGCCCAATTCCTTTGAAGTCTACCTTTAATAAGaagtttccttcatttttactAATTCACTAGTTTAGTGTGCAATGAAATAGAGTTATTTTTGAATAAGTTAAACTGGCTAATGACATGGAATCAGTTTTCCTCAGTGATTACTATTTTTTTACACAGGCAAGATAATCAAATCACGAATGGTCTTTTTGGTCTATCTTCAACTATTCTTATACTACAAAATCAATTAGGGAAATTTTTGACAGATAAATGAAGAGAACACAAGTAGCCTTACAACAAGTTGagtttgttaaatatatttgttatgaCAAAGAAGTTCTGACACAAAAATTGCTCACTGCACACAGAACCCCAGAGAAGTGATGAAACAAGACAGCTGATGTTAGAAGGTGTATGGGAGCAGAACGGGCTGAGAAGGCATGGGTACATTAAAAACTGGCCAGTACCTGCTGAAGCAGAGTCACTTTTTAGGGGGCGTAAGAAAAACTAAGTCACCATTTTAGTCTCCTTAGAGAAGTGCATTTGTTGTTAAGAACTGAAGGTCATTTTACTATCGTTCGTGCTGCAAAATGCAGTAGTCACACTATTTCCAAAAGAATCCTAAAAACTGTAGTGcaaaagaaatctaagaaaataaataattacgAAACCATcaacatttttccaagaaatgtgTTCAAAACAGTGACTTTTACAAAAGATgtgaatttgttttaaatgaaaaaaagaactcTCTCTTTGAAAGATCAAAGACTCATTTCACAGATAACTTATACCGCATTAATGACTTGATTAACAGTGTACAAACAAGGGCCATAGACTTTTGTTAATTAGGTCTGAAAGATCAATATAAATACTGATAGGGGAGTGTTTTATACCCCAAACTCCAATATTCCAGCTCTGTGTCCTGTCCTATTATTATAATTTGTAAAAATCTTAACGACGCAGTGATTCAAGCTTTCGTAACTTCAACGATGTGTTAGAGGACAATGCATCTTGGTTTGAAGAATTTGTTGTATCCGAAGGCCGGAACAGTACTCGACCACGAtgattaaatacataaaatgatgGGTGATTCCTTAACGTGTCAAatgtccttaaaagaaaaaaagcatcagtTTTAGATAAACCTTTATAAAAGTGTACGTGACAACAAGCAGGCTTCTAAACAATTATGAATTTGCTATGGGTTATATTTTAAACTAAGTTTAAATCCATGAAATCAGCCTATCAATGGCATTTATActgtatctcattttttttcctgtacaaGGAAAGTAAGAAACCTGGAAAAGCAACAAAAGCCCTCGAATTTTTTTTATGCAGCCATTCCTTCCAGGATGTCTATGACTAATAACACAAATAATTGCTCAACTTTAATCACCTCTGTAAATCTAACACTAGCCCAggtcagtcttttaaaaaaacagtacaCAGATGGCACTTTTGATCAGTCTCATTTGGCCCTCACTATTCAAGCCATATGATCATTTCAGAGATCTGTTTTCCAAGAATCTTTCAAGTACAGCAAAAAATTTCTTTTGGCCCTTCTGTACCTGCTGTTGTCCAAACTCACATATTTTGCTACCACCTACTAAATTCATATATTTTGCTACCACCTACTTCATCCCATTCTGTTTTACTTGCTTCTCTCCTGGCCCCTTGCCTGCGATTCCTAGTAGACTCTTTGTAAGAACAGCAGTGGGTGGTGATAGTAGAGTATCCGCTCTTCTATTCCAGGAAGATACATGTAGTCTAAAAAAAGTTCACAAACACCTAAGTGTATGGCTTTTagtgttggtttgtttttaaatattattttcctggggaaaaaaaagaactcttccTTTAATAAAAACTCAAATCTCAAAGTCAGCCTACCTAAAAATCCAAGGATAGCCCCACATAAAACAGGAAGCCTGAGATATGACTATTTAAAACGTAAACTAAAAAGTAGAAGTAAAAAAGGGGTGAGTTTCCTCTAAAACGTAAAAGTTTACTGGGACTCCTTCTAGGGAAATATTGCAAAGGGTTAAAATATTCAGGATCAAGAAGGTGGGTAAAGTCCAAAGATGGAATTGAACAAAGTTAAACATGATTTTATGAAAGtaagaaatatggaaaagaaaagtgaGTAAAGCTCATGAAAATAGCTTAGAAGACGTATAGGAGACATAAGAAGCAGAATAACAAATATACATTAATCCAGGGATAGAAAAGGGCCGGAGAGCAGAGTTTGTTACAGACTAGGTTCAAGCAATAGAGGAAACAGAAAACCcctttttctttcaaagactAAGCTGGGACAAgaggataaaaagaagaaaaaggaagggagggagggagggaggaagagctggaaggaaggagggaaggaaggagagggaagcaaAGAGACAGGACggagggagtgaggaaggaagggaaaatttCCAAGGGAACATCTTCCTATATATCTATTTCCATCCATCTGTCCCtccaaccaaccaacaaataaTTTTAAGCAACCATAACATAACATCTTATCCTAATATCAATAATCTGTCGTTCAACTTCCATTTTTCCTATTATATCAAACACTGCCTCAATATTTTTATCACATTAGTCATACAAACTGCATAATCAagacataaaaacaaaaccaactttcATGTAccagaaaatatacattttaaattacgTAAATGAAGCAAAACCCCTATGAAATTAAATGCCTATGAAAAGGGAAAGACTTACTTATTTTTTAGTTCTGAAGTGGCATCCATGTCTTTAAACTCCCCTGCAATATGAACTATACCATAACAGGTAACTGCAAAGGCCAGAAGTGTCTGAAGAACTATCTGTGAGTATAAAGATTGAGATTACTAAACAACATACAAATATTGTAAAAATTTGcaattttctctccatctctttttaGCCTCTAACAGGTATTTCTCCCAGATCCTATCAAGGAATCACTTCTCACTTCAAATGATTTGGACTTGGACACAATACAATCTTCTATAAATTCTGTGGATCAACTGCAAAAATACTTTTGGGTTTTGCTCAAATAGCAAAAACAGGTACTGAGCCATTCAGAACTCAGTTATCAACTATTACCTGCTTCCAAGAGCAACCAAGAATTGTTCAATGTATTATTGTTAAATATCATAGAGTATAGAAAGAACAGCCCTTACCTACCACTCAGCTTAAGAAAGAGAACATTATCAGTACCTTTCAAGTCCCATGTGTCCCTTTCCAATTATATTCTTCACCCTCCCTCTCAACATTAACTCTTGTCCTGAATTGTGTATTAATCagttccttgcttttctttataattttaccagCTATGTATGTACCTCTAAAACATATATTGTTTACTTCTTCCCTTTTGAACTCttttgtgagattcatccctgTTGTGGTATATAGTTGTAgtccattcattttcattgtgttTTGTATTTCATTATATGAAAATACCACAAGGTATCCATTCCGCTGTTGATGGCTATATGGGCTGTTTCCTGTTTGTTACTTTTACGATGTCAATATGGATAtccttgtgtgtgtgtcctgGTGCACAGGAGTAGAATCACTGGAGGAGAGCATACACACATTCAACTTTATTAGGTAAgaccaaactgctttccaaaaacATTGTGCAAGCAAAAACTTGCAATGTTTGCTATTAACCAACATGGGATTACaggcatattttattttcttgattgtgactttctgtatttttcaaatcttcccATTTCTAAACAGaaggaagttatttttaaatagatataaatgaatttgtgtgtgtgtgtatgtaccacAAAGCAAAGGTGATGAGAAAATGAGTTAATAGCCACATCtaccatatttttaattatagacAACTAAAGTCAAAATTAGCCACAAGCTATTACTCTAACTTTCTAAATTAAAACCTAATGTCATATGttataccagtttacattcccaccaccagtgtacCAAGACCTATTTCATACAATGCAATCACAGGCACCATTAATAAGAACGTCATAAATCCATGAGTGTCACGAAATATGTCAAGATAAATTGCTAAGTAATAAAAAAGCtaattataaaactatatacacatgcataactttttaaagaaaaactcagTGTTTCAATTACGTAAAAGCATGAATAAAGATAATGTTGTTTATGCACAGGAAGAAAACTGAACCAACGATATACCCCAAACTGGTGGGAGTAGACTTGCTGAGCAATGGggtcagtttttttttcttcttaactgTATTTTACTCTTTAGACTTACTGTTTGATTGTTCTTTTAAAGTAGAACTTACTACTTTTGTAATTTAAAGttcaataaagataaaaattgtgaATGAAGCTCACATATCATTTTAGCTTAAAAAAAACAcctccttgtttttctttagttttaccaTCTGTGTATATGTCCCTAAACAACGTTTtgttagttttgcttgtttttatactttatatataaaagGAACTTTTCTAAAAAACGAAGTCAAATAATCAACTTTTTATGTCCATCTTAGACTATGGAAGGAGTAACTTCTAGAAAGACTATTTAAACTACAGTTCTAGAAGCCAAACAGATAAATCTTTTGTTTCCAAATTCTGGGGTTTTACAATGAGCGACAAAAGGTAGAGAACAGATATTATTTCATATCTGGAAgatttttaagagaataaaacCCTGTAAAACATAAGCTATGTGgctaattttttaaagacattttaatggAATATAAATGACCAACTTACATCTATTGGCAGTGATTCATCTTCCTTTTCTGTTAATCGCATATAAGAACGATCTATAAACCAGAAGCATACCATTAAGGAAATTGTagcccatttttctttcttaaaatgcaAGCAAATCAAAATACCAAAGAAGCAGCTGACTTATATGCTACATAAAGTAATGCTAATCCCGGATTCCTCAAAAACCTCTATCTTCTAAGGCAGTCAACCTGATCTTGAACTATTTTATTTACATCATGACTGTTTTGTCGCTTTATAAAACAGGAGAAGAGTGAAAGGTGAGCAAGTATGAGGAAGAAATGcctaaacataatttttctttcattaccaCAGGAAAACTAGAATCCTCTGAAATTCTTTCACTAACCGGTCAAtcacaactttaaaaattaataagtcTACAGAAAATCTCAACCCTGAAATAGCACCATCATCACATAGTATGGACAAAGTAATATTGGTATAGAAATGTTTTTCCTGAGAGAATATGCTGGGGCAGTGGTGGAATAGGAGAAATTCCCGGGCATCAATTTCTGCTTCTATGATTTAATTATAATTCTGCTGCTGCCTTAGCCTCGGGAGGCAGCAAGGTATGAAGGAAAAGGATCAGGATCTGGAAGCTGAAAAGCCTAGATCATAATACCAGCTCTTGAATGTACTGTAATTGACTATATCTCATTCAATGTAAGACACTCTCATGGATTGTAACATGTATCTCAATTTCAGAGTGTTAAAATGTAGCAGGGGGTGTACGTCTCAGAATCAAAGAAATATAGTATCTTTTCACTGCCTAAGTTTCTGCAacagtaaaataggaataatgtgAGGATGAAAGAGATACATGATAGGCACTCTGCCATAACTAAGGTCACCACGGCAAAGATGAGCGCGCCACAGCACCACAGTATCTGCTGCCACAATCTGACGTGACACAGCCTCAAAGGTAAATACTGGTCTCTTTCCATCTTGAACGTTATAAAGAGGTCCACTACAGTGACAAATGCCACAAGGCATTCTCATCTCATGGGGAACATACAAACACAAAATCCTAATTCCAGAGGAACCTCACACAATCTCTATGTAATAATGTACTGTGGACTAAGAAACCCAAATTGCTGTGAGTGAACGTGTAGTGACTCTTAAAAGAGAATGTGTTTAGAAACACTTCTGAAGTTTTACCTTACAGGATTTAGCATAAGGACAGgcgtaaaagaaaaatcaaaccaaTACCAAAAATAGGTTTTGGCTAACTTCCCACTGCCTGTTCACTTCCCAGCTAGCTTTCTTCTTTGCACGAAGCCTAATCTCACTCTAACACTACCTTTAACCAGGTATTTCCTCTGTAAGACGAAGGGGTTGGACTTCAACAACCTGCGCTTGGCCTGTAAAAATTTACAGCTGAAGCCTATTGCAGAAAATGACAAAGGATTTCACAGTATCCTAAGTTCCCCtagggcagtgcttctcaaagggATGTAaatagaatcacctggggatcttattaaaatgcagattcggATTAAATAGatctggggcagggcctgagtttctgcgtttctaacaagctcccaggtgattcccaCTATAGTGGTCTATTGACCACACTTGAGCAGCAAGGCTCTAGGATACTTTCCTTAACTCCTTGCCCCCGGAAAAAAGACTGGCCCCGTCTCCATTTATCTCTACACATTTTAGAAATAGCATCTAGATCACtttaagtgtttatttctggatcCACTTGTTTCTCCACTCGACTTTGAACTCCCTCAGGGCATCATTGTACCTCTGGCACCTAAGCACAGCGCAATTTCAAACAATTACTCAAGACTGAATTTTATAAAGCAGTGTAGCACACAGGTTCTAGAGTCAAACTGCCTGTCTTTGAATCCTGGCCCCACCATTTATCATCTCTGTAATTTTGTGCAGATTTCCCAGCTGTGTCAGtgtcaatttcttcatctttcaaaGGCGATAATGACAATAATAGCTACCTTACAGGGCTTTCGGTATGACTGAATTATATgctacatgtaaagtgcttactTCAGTGCCTGGCAACGTGGTAAGCACTTAAtaatgtcagctattattattattatcattaaagaTTGGAGCTTTGGAGAAAGTGTCACAGAACAGAGGAGACAGGggaaacatgacaactaaatgtaatgtgatacCATGGATTGATtcctggaacagaaagaagacattCATGGAAAAACTGGTGAGATCCAAATAAAAGCTAGATTTGAGTTAATAGTAATATACCAATGTCAGTTTCTTAGTTGTGACAATATAACatggtaatgtaagatgttaccaAGAAGGGAAACTAGGTGAGGGGTATACCATAACtcttctgtactatctttgcaacttttctgtaaatctaaaatttcaaataaagaaatgtattttaaaaataaagctgaattTCTGTCAGGCAAATGTCATAATACATGTTTGTAAAAAGTAGTTAAAATAACTGGATCATTTTAATTACATATAATAAATGGAACAAAagcttttatcttaaaaataattagagcTTTGAAagaattcacattttattttctactttatttctatttacTAGTTTTAGTAATCTagcaaataaaaggaatgaagttcaaCTTTGAATTCatctccttcattcaacaaatttattgagtagctactgTGGGGAACATCGTGCTAGGCACTGAGattacagcaatgaacaaaatataCATTGCCCCTGTCCTCATGGGCTCTATAGGCTaggacaggggtcagcaaacttttcctgtaaagggccagataataaatattttagactttgcaggcctAGATACTCTATCACAACTATTCAACCCCGCCCTTAGGAAGCAGCCCTACAATAcctaaatgaatgggtgtggccgAGCACCAATAAAACTTCATTGATGCACATTGAAACTTGGAATTTATATAACTGTCATggatcataaaaatattattttgctcTTTCCCCCAACAATTACAAATGTAAAAACATTATCAGCTAACTACAAAAACAAGAGGGAGGCTGCATTTTGCCCACATGCcagagtttgctgacccctggtccaggagagaaggaagatctCAAAACAGATCAGCTGTCTCAAGACTGCACTGCATCCTCCGCTGGACTCCAAGTTTCTTCTTCACGATACATCCGATTGTATTTGTATAATAaagtacttttactttttttttcatttaaacttcCCAATCACTCTGTGACACAGAAAGGGCAGGAATTAAAATCCACCTCAATGAAGACTCAGAGAAGGgacgtgacttgcccaaggtcacacagatttaGCGGTAAAGCAAGTTTTTACGAACCAGCCCTCCAGACTTCCAGACCAATGCTCTTTCCTCTGTACCACAGTGCCTCCCTGACGCAAACGGTCACTTAACTTAGTCTCTGCCTGAACAGCCCAGGAGTGCCCAAGATGTTGTCCATCTAGTTGTCATGGGACCATGAGCATCCGAGGTTCTCAATCTGACACTTTGCCTGATCAGCCCCACGCTGGATCTGACATCACTTGTCCAGCATTCCCAGACAGACTCCCTCTCTGCGCATCCTGCAGCCCGCCCGTCCCGCTCGGAGCCCTCTCCCAGACACCCCCCTTCGAACCCGGCTGCAATCTCAGGTGTCCCCACTCTCCGCAAACTCAGAATCCGAGCCTTCCATCGGGGAGCTCCATGCCGCTTCTCGTAGTCACCCCAAACTGTAAGGTGTCAAATGACCGTTCCTGGGACACTCGATCTGACAGTCCCACAGGGGTGCGCCCACACACCGCCCCCGGAGTCCCTCACGGGACCGGACCCAAGCCCCCGGGCACTTACGCTGCGCGGCGGAAAAGGCCGCGTGGGCTAGGGCAAAGAGGCCGATTCCCACCAGCCCCTTCCACAGCGACGGCGCCATGATTCCGGCGGAGCAGCAGCCCAACAAAAGCAGCGAAGGGCGGCAGAGCTGTTCCTTCCTCCACCGGCTGGCGTCCGCGCAGCGCAGAAAGATGACGTCACTGAAGCCCTGGGCGCGAAGCGCCTCAGAGGTGGAAAAACAGAGGAGCCGTGAGAAAGCGGAAACAGGAATGCCGGGAAGAAGGGGAAAGCGACGCGGAATAAGGTCCGCGAGTGTCCACGAGCCAAACCTGCGCCGCGCTGCCTCCCTGCGCGAGGCGGAGCTGAGCGGAGGGCGTCAAAGAAGAGGCGAAAACCGGCCCGGCTGGGAAGCGGAGAGGAAGGGCGCCAGCAAATGAGCGCGGGCCGCGGGGCAAGGGGCGGGGCCTGCAGagaggcggggcggggcctgcgaGAGGCCCGGGTGAGGCTGCGGAACCGGGGACTACAGGCGCTGGTTAGAGGCTGTTGGTACTGGGTCTCTATCCGCAGCAGGgcggttttgttttttgtttgttttgcttttccctCAAGCTGTGTCCTTTGTTTCCTGTTGGCCTTTGCTGTGCTTCAGCCCTGTAGGAACCGGCACTGCGGAAGGAGGCAAGGGTGTGGAAGCGAGGAGGCGGGTGGAGTGTAGAGGGAAATAACCCGGGATTTGGAGCCCCAAACACGTGGCATGCGGGGGATGCTCAGTAAAAGTCAGTTCCCTTCTCCTTACTTTCAAAAGATCTTTGAGAAAGATTCGTGTCCAAAGGGGTGTAGCGCGGCAGGAGTTTTTTGTCATGAAGGGAACCAGTTTACATTAGGTAGAAGTGAAATGGGAGGAATGTAAGAATGCTGACAATGCAGGCCCATCttgtctctatctctatctctgatCAGAATAAAATGTACTCTCCTTTCTCGATTCCTGTTTGTCTTCATCCCCTAAAATGTAGACATTCGATAGTGAGGTTATCCCCTTGACCTCTTTTCATTCTGCTCTCCTTTGGCGAGCTCACCTATTCATTCCCACCGCTTCAGCCATCGTCGATATCCAGTGATTCCAAATAGACATCTCTATCTCAAATGTTTCTCCTTAGCTCCAGACCGGCCTTTCCGACTGCCTGCCGGTCATTTAATTCTATCCTGCGGCACTTCAAACTTAATATGGCCAAAACGGGATTCATCCTCTTTTCCAAACTGTGCGCTGGTTCCTCAAGTGCCCCCGACTGATCGCACAGTTTTGTAAACTGCATATCACAAGGTAAATGCAAAGTATGATCGTCATTCTTTCCACTCAACCTTATCAGAAGTCTACGTTTTATCTGCATCACTTTGCACGCTCTCACTTGCTCAAAGATACCTCTCTTGACCACCCCTTTTAAATGTGCAATCTTCCCATTCCTGATCACctgtctgctttatttttatataagctTCTAACATACtctataatttatttatgtattatatttgTTGTGTTGTTATTGTTTACTGTCTCTTTCCCCCCAATGGAATGTAAGTTCCAAG is from Equus asinus isolate D_3611 breed Donkey chromosome X, EquAss-T2T_v2, whole genome shotgun sequence and encodes:
- the MMGT1 gene encoding ER membrane protein complex subunit 5, whose translation is MAPSLWKGLVGIGLFALAHAAFSAAQHRSYMRLTEKEDESLPIDIVLQTLLAFAVTCYGIVHIAGEFKDMDATSELKNKTFDTLRNHPSFYVFNHRGRVLFRPSDTTNSSNQDALSSNTSLKLRKLESLRR